From Candidatus Hydrogenedentota bacterium, one genomic window encodes:
- a CDS encoding GxxExxY protein, giving the protein MDCAVVLHRETGPGLLDTVYEAVRARDLEARGLRAARRVPIPIELRGIRFDEGFGADLSVEDAILVELRSAEKVTKAHHKQVLTYLRLTGIRLGIYSTSARF; this is encoded by the coding sequence GTGGATTGCGCGGTGGTGCTTCATCGAGAGACGGGTCCCGGGCTCTTGGACACAGTGTACGAAGCGGTTCGCGCGCGCGATTTGGAGGCCCGGGGTCTGCGCGCGGCACGTCGGGTTCCCATCCCCATCGAGCTTCGCGGCATCCGGTTCGACGAAGGATTTGGTGCAGACCTCAGCGTGGAGGATGCCATTCTTGTGGAACTCAGATCCGCGGAGAAGGTCACGAAAGCGCACCATAAGCAGGTGTTGACCTATCTGCGGTTGACGGGTATCAGACTCGGCATCTACTCGACTTCGGCGAGGTTTTGA